The Niastella koreensis GR20-10 genome includes a window with the following:
- a CDS encoding DUF1501 domain-containing protein, translating to MKRRKFLRDTIAGVVLPSFLQGVSLKALAGTPFMHASHASLNDDRVLVLIQLAGGNDGINTVIPFDQYSNYTAARPNIFLPQDKVLRLNGFDTTAFNPALANMQQLFNDGKLGVVQAVSYPKPNFSHFRATDIWMTGSDSDKVVSSGWAGRFLNDVYPQFPDNFPNTAMPDPLAIQVGAVVSTALQGPLFTMGMAISNPAGFYKLVEGKVNVNANSRWGEQLDYIELMSQKTDQYATVIKTAAQKVPTQSPDWPAAGKNPLADQLKIVSRLIAGGLKTKVYMVSTGSFDTHAKQTETDTTTGNHAKLLQRVSEAIGAFMSDLKYLQIENRVMGMTFSEFGRRIKSNASGGTDHGAAAPVFYFGSAIKPGIIGSNPVIPDKVTVNDNVPMQHDFRSLYASVLQNWFNMPVQEVQQILMGDFSLVPIV from the coding sequence AGGTACGCCCTTTATGCATGCAAGCCATGCCAGTTTGAACGACGATCGCGTGCTGGTGCTTATACAACTGGCTGGTGGTAATGATGGCATCAATACCGTGATCCCCTTCGATCAATACAGCAACTATACCGCCGCGCGGCCGAATATCTTTCTTCCGCAGGATAAAGTTTTACGGCTGAATGGCTTTGACACCACGGCCTTTAACCCTGCACTGGCCAATATGCAGCAGTTGTTCAATGATGGCAAACTGGGCGTGGTGCAGGCGGTAAGTTATCCCAAACCCAACTTCTCACATTTCAGGGCAACCGACATCTGGATGACCGGTTCCGACAGTGATAAAGTGGTTTCGTCTGGCTGGGCCGGGCGTTTCCTGAATGATGTATACCCTCAGTTTCCCGATAATTTTCCCAATACAGCCATGCCCGATCCACTGGCCATTCAGGTAGGAGCGGTAGTGTCTACAGCACTGCAGGGCCCGTTGTTCACTATGGGGATGGCCATTAGTAACCCGGCAGGTTTTTATAAACTGGTAGAAGGAAAAGTGAATGTAAACGCTAATTCGCGCTGGGGCGAGCAACTGGATTACATCGAGCTCATGAGCCAGAAGACCGATCAGTATGCAACGGTGATCAAAACAGCGGCGCAAAAGGTGCCCACCCAATCGCCCGACTGGCCGGCTGCAGGCAAAAATCCCCTGGCCGATCAGTTAAAGATCGTCAGCCGCCTTATAGCCGGTGGATTAAAAACAAAAGTGTATATGGTAAGCACCGGTAGTTTTGATACCCATGCCAAACAAACCGAAACCGATACCACTACCGGCAACCACGCCAAACTGTTACAACGGGTGTCGGAAGCCATTGGCGCCTTTATGAGCGATCTCAAATACCTGCAGATCGAGAATCGGGTAATGGGCATGACCTTTTCTGAATTTGGCCGAAGAATAAAAAGCAATGCCAGTGGCGGTACCGATCATGGCGCCGCAGCGCCCGTATTTTATTTCGGCAGCGCCATCAAACCGGGTATTATCGGTTCAAATCCCGTGATCCCCGATAAAGTGACAGTAAATGATAATGTGCCCATGCAGCATGACTTCAGATCGTTATACGCTTCGGTGCTGCAAAACTGGTTTAATATGCCGGTGCAGGAAGTTCAGCAGATCCTGATGGGCGATTTTTCATTGGTGCCTATTGTATAG
- a CDS encoding saccharopine dehydrogenase C-terminal domain-containing protein yields MKSILVFGSGNAAASLIEYLMKEAAFNNWHITVAEIAPVTTPVISNPPSHLQTAIVLIDNDRERQQLIAATDLVISLLPAHLHTFIIADCLRFNKHFLSPACIDDTLAGMHAAIKQQNLLFLCEMGLDPGIDHMAAMHHIHRIKANGGVITSFTSYCGGLISPESDDNPWHYKMTGTHDNVVLAGINGAVFKENGAVQELPYGQLFDPNRLIHVPGLGYLAWYPNRDSLRYMPLYGLPDAHTFIRTTLRYPEFCFGWKNIVELKLTDATRQYHTDGLTLQQFFHEHFANHGFGEWIEKQLTARFAQSKQLLEKLHQLLEAEQEANEEERNALQDFMMIDNKGELMDVNLDAIKSQAAATVALQMHEANLSMKQLFFLGMEDDQTIINKGICSAAEVLQFAMEQKLLLQPADKDLAVLQHEIGYELDGEKHLATSSLAVKGDNHLNTAMAKTTGLPLGIAAKQIFLGNIRETGLHIPVMSSVYVPVLQELAKNGIRFEEKDETIQ; encoded by the coding sequence ATGAAATCCATTCTAGTGTTTGGCTCAGGTAACGCTGCTGCTTCATTGATCGAATACCTGATGAAGGAAGCTGCTTTCAACAACTGGCATATCACTGTTGCTGAAATTGCGCCTGTAACAACACCGGTTATTTCTAACCCTCCTTCACACCTGCAAACAGCCATTGTTCTTATTGACAATGATAGGGAACGTCAGCAACTGATTGCCGCAACCGACCTGGTGATCTCTTTATTACCAGCCCACCTGCATACTTTCATTATTGCCGATTGCTTACGGTTCAACAAACATTTTTTATCACCGGCCTGTATTGATGATACCCTGGCCGGCATGCATGCCGCCATTAAACAACAAAACCTGTTGTTCCTTTGCGAAATGGGCCTTGATCCCGGCATCGATCATATGGCAGCCATGCACCATATTCACCGCATTAAAGCCAATGGCGGCGTTATCACGTCCTTTACTTCTTATTGCGGCGGATTAATATCGCCTGAAAGTGACGACAATCCATGGCATTATAAAATGACCGGCACGCATGACAATGTTGTGCTGGCCGGTATAAACGGCGCTGTTTTTAAAGAAAACGGGGCTGTGCAGGAATTGCCATACGGGCAGTTGTTCGACCCCAACCGGCTTATCCACGTCCCCGGACTGGGTTACCTGGCCTGGTACCCTAACCGCGATTCGCTGCGGTATATGCCCTTGTACGGGTTGCCCGATGCCCATACTTTTATCCGCACCACGCTGCGTTATCCCGAGTTTTGTTTTGGCTGGAAGAATATAGTAGAATTAAAACTGACAGACGCCACCAGGCAGTATCACACAGACGGACTTACCCTGCAACAATTTTTTCATGAACATTTCGCCAACCATGGCTTTGGCGAATGGATTGAAAAGCAACTGACGGCACGTTTTGCGCAAAGCAAACAATTGCTTGAAAAACTGCATCAGCTGCTGGAAGCCGAACAGGAAGCCAATGAAGAGGAGCGTAACGCCCTGCAGGATTTTATGATGATCGATAACAAAGGAGAGCTGATGGATGTAAACCTGGATGCTATCAAGTCGCAGGCGGCGGCTACCGTGGCCTTACAAATGCACGAAGCCAACCTGTCGATGAAACAGCTTTTCTTTTTAGGCATGGAAGATGACCAGACCATTATAAATAAAGGCATTTGCAGTGCTGCCGAAGTATTGCAGTTTGCAATGGAACAAAAACTGTTGTTGCAACCAGCCGATAAAGACCTGGCGGTGCTGCAACATGAAATTGGTTATGAACTCGACGGAGAAAAACACCTGGCCACCAGCAGCCTTGCAGTAAAAGGCGACAATCACCTGAACACTGCCATGGCCAAAACCACAGGGTTACCATTAGGCATCGCCGCCAAACAAATATTCCTGGGCAACATCCGGGAAACCGGGTTGCACATTCCTGTTATGTCATCCGTATATGTACCCGTTTTACAGGAGCTGGCTAAAAATGGGATCCGGTTTGAAGAAAAAGATGAGACTATACAATAG
- a CDS encoding DUF4339 domain-containing protein encodes MNQYLLLRDNKQTGPYTAQELAAKGLKPYDLVWLEGKSAAWRYPGELDELKAFAPGVEEQPYDRFYKKTGEETTRQQAVAETNTVQESQPVNKQVELTSKHIYVTMPVGKAQTATTPVAKKEEKAVSQQNDKNVNSANNTQKKAASTYLISEEDDEMNSALLKGHNSRKLEDDEINNGFISEYESRKAAWSKNTSGGSTIKEKEKPVEKVAALPQKETWASPKKEPFDLKALLAGSGQYLQNNKNLTRVLVAAVLILGGVVIGLVINSGHKQPDTQALESLVKEIRDKQNEKASTTAPPPTTEVAQKTTTPRRSSERSYYNETDNLNTDPAPPANSTPNNNPANQAGSRHAVIKKENSVVIPPPGQTKSIAVPISNTNSQPVETSPAVMEPREKPIDKEVIEKARKNIYEQVHVEASAFKVGLLGGISDLDITVQNTSSYALDQVAVEIKYFGPEKKLVKSQTLLFNNVPAGKRRTLEAPSTRRGITIDYTITSINSKTLGLAQSGF; translated from the coding sequence ATGAACCAATACCTACTATTACGCGATAATAAGCAAACTGGCCCTTACACAGCCCAAGAGCTGGCGGCCAAAGGTTTGAAACCTTATGACCTGGTATGGTTAGAAGGTAAAAGTGCCGCCTGGCGTTATCCCGGCGAACTGGATGAACTCAAAGCCTTTGCTCCCGGGGTTGAAGAACAGCCATACGACCGTTTTTATAAAAAAACGGGGGAAGAAACCACCCGGCAACAAGCCGTTGCCGAAACCAATACCGTGCAGGAAAGCCAGCCGGTAAACAAACAGGTGGAACTGACTTCCAAACATATTTACGTTACCATGCCAGTGGGCAAGGCTCAAACGGCTACCACCCCGGTTGCCAAAAAAGAAGAGAAAGCCGTTTCCCAACAAAACGACAAGAACGTCAATTCAGCCAATAACACCCAAAAGAAAGCCGCTTCCACCTACCTCATTTCTGAGGAAGACGATGAAATGAACAGCGCCCTGCTGAAAGGCCACAACAGCCGGAAACTGGAAGATGACGAGATTAACAATGGGTTCATATCAGAATACGAATCGAGGAAGGCAGCCTGGTCAAAAAACACATCGGGCGGTTCAACCATAAAAGAGAAAGAGAAACCTGTTGAGAAGGTGGCAGCCCTGCCTCAAAAGGAAACCTGGGCATCGCCCAAAAAAGAGCCCTTCGACCTGAAGGCCCTGTTGGCCGGTTCAGGCCAATACCTGCAAAATAATAAAAATTTAACCCGGGTACTGGTTGCCGCCGTTCTTATCCTGGGCGGGGTAGTCATTGGACTGGTTATAAATTCGGGCCATAAACAACCCGATACCCAGGCATTGGAAAGCCTGGTAAAAGAGATCAGGGATAAACAGAACGAAAAAGCCAGCACTACGGCGCCGCCACCCACTACCGAAGTGGCTCAAAAAACCACAACGCCCCGGCGGTCATCAGAACGCTCTTATTATAATGAAACTGACAACCTGAATACAGATCCGGCGCCTCCGGCCAACTCTACTCCCAATAATAACCCCGCCAACCAGGCAGGTTCACGCCATGCGGTTATTAAAAAGGAGAACAGCGTTGTAATACCGCCTCCGGGTCAAACCAAATCTATAGCAGTTCCCATTTCCAATACCAACAGCCAACCGGTTGAAACTTCACCGGCTGTTATGGAACCCCGGGAAAAACCTATTGATAAAGAGGTGATTGAAAAAGCGCGAAAGAACATATATGAACAGGTGCATGTTGAAGCAAGCGCCTTCAAGGTAGGTTTACTGGGTGGCATCAGTGACCTGGATATAACTGTGCAGAACACCAGCTCATATGCACTTGACCAGGTTGCTGTAGAGATCAAGTATTTTGGTCCGGAAAAGAAACTGGTAAAATCGCAAACACTACTCTTTAATAATGTCCCTGCCGGTAAAAGAAGAACACTGGAAGCGCCTAGTACAAGACGTGGCATAACCATTGACTACACCATTACCAGCATCAACTCAAAAACATTGGGGTTGGCGCAATCAGGCTTCTGA
- a CDS encoding sensor histidine kinase translates to MKAGIPVNENLRLEHELWQKNQELERITEAQRRIISIIAHDVRSPLSSIVSLFQLYRNRMIDPDRVNNFLNVSTAQLHCTMALLENLVEWGKIQVQSPSLASNLLSLKELVDGVFTELTVQASLKNNRLVNETSDSVRLYMDEHIVRFMLRNLVTNANKFTEEGRITVDGFNFEKKVIIRVADTGIGMPARMVERLFLNKDKYSRRGTQNESGSGLGLILIREFVDKAGGSIKVQSIEGRGSSFIIELPLN, encoded by the coding sequence ATGAAAGCTGGTATACCTGTTAATGAAAACTTAAGACTGGAGCATGAATTGTGGCAAAAGAACCAGGAGCTGGAACGTATTACCGAGGCGCAACGCCGCATTATTTCCATCATTGCCCATGATGTAAGAAGTCCGCTATCGTCCATAGTCAGCCTCTTTCAGTTATACCGGAACAGGATGATAGACCCCGATCGGGTTAATAATTTTTTGAATGTAAGCACCGCTCAATTGCACTGCACCATGGCCCTGCTCGAAAACCTGGTAGAGTGGGGGAAGATCCAGGTACAATCCCCGAGCCTGGCTTCAAACCTGCTGTCATTGAAAGAACTGGTAGACGGTGTATTTACCGAACTTACTGTACAGGCCAGTCTAAAAAACAACCGGCTGGTGAACGAAACCAGCGACTCGGTTCGCCTCTATATGGATGAGCATATCGTTCGTTTCATGCTGCGGAACCTGGTAACCAATGCCAACAAGTTTACCGAAGAAGGCCGCATTACCGTGGATGGATTTAACTTCGAAAAGAAGGTGATAATCCGGGTGGCAGATACCGGCATTGGGATGCCTGCCCGGATGGTTGAACGGCTGTTCCTGAACAAGGATAAATACAGCCGCCGTGGCACGCAAAACGAGTCGGGGAGCGGGTTGGGACTGATACTCATCAGGGAATTTGTAGACAAAGCCGGTGGTTCCATAAAAGTTCAAAGCATCGAAGGGCGGGGGAGTAGCTTCATTATTGAGTTACCTCTTAATTAA